One part of the Vitis riparia cultivar Riparia Gloire de Montpellier isolate 1030 chromosome 6, EGFV_Vit.rip_1.0, whole genome shotgun sequence genome encodes these proteins:
- the LOC117916473 gene encoding tropomyosin alpha-4 chain isoform X1, with translation MESHHATLGRRTLEEIRQKRAAERLVKAASGPDLSQVLNPNDNMGIKQSDSSNRLSENDVSDLVSQLKGLHKRNAELEEDNKKLNSRLQAKEVENDVLQKRLNDLEQNGIPSLRKALKDVAIEKDAAVVAREDLSAQLRTVKRRLKEAEEEQYRAEEDAAALRAELNSIQQQAMMGTLGSITSMGNSPDHIQALERELASLKSQLQQESLLRHQEQQRLAEEQAQNSTLMSEKQGLEEKIAAITKKTSDAASEKAARETFSLEDKEKLEKQLHDMAVAVERLESSRQKLLMEIDSQSSVIESLFEENSNLSSSYQDAMGVVVHWENQVKDCLKQNEELRGMLNKLRAEQTSLLPNNEIPFSLSEGNKDGGNNTGPQTYTTEILFLKGQLAKEQSRVEALSAEVMQLGAQLQQATHAYNGLARLYKPVLQNIERSLIKMKQDGPVTVQ, from the exons ATGGAATCTCATCACGCAACCCTAGGTCGACGGACC TTGGAGGAAATTCGGCAAAAGAGAGCAGCAGAAAGATTAGTCAAAGCAGCCTCTGGCCCAGATCTAAGCCAAGTTTTAAACCCTAACG ATAATATGGGGATTAAGCAATCAGACAGCAGCAATCGACTCTCCGAG AATGATGTTAGTGATTTGGTATCACAGCTAAAAGGCCTGCACAAGAGGAATGCAGAATTGGAAGAGGacaataagaaattaaattcgaGG CTTCAGGCAAAGGAGGTTGAGAACGATGTGCTTCAGAAGCGTCTGAATGATCTG GAACAAAACGGTATACCATCTTTGAGAAAAGCTCTCAAGGATGTTGCCATAGAAAAAGATGCAGCAGTTGTTGCACGG GAGGATCTGTCAGCCCAACTTCGCACAGTGAAGAGACGGTTAAAGGAAGCAGAAGAAGAGCAATATAGA GCTGAGGAAGATGCAGCAGCCTTAAGGGCAGAATTAAACTCAATTCAACAACAAGCAATGATGGGCACACTAGGCAGCATTACCTCAATGGGAAATTCACCAGATCATATACAAGCTTTGGAAAGGGAGTTAGCTAGTTTAAAATCTCAGTTACAG CAAGAATCCCTATTGAGGCATCAGGAGCAACAACGATTGGCAGAGGAACAAGCTCAGAATTCTACGCTCATGTCTGAAAAGCAGGGTTTAGAAGAGAAAATTGCAGCTATAACGAAAAAGACTTCAG ACGCAGCATCTGAAAAAGCAGCTCGGGAGACATTTTCATTg gAAGATAAGGAGAAATTGGAGAAGCAGTTGCATGATATGGCTGTAGCGGTTGAGAGATTGGAAAGTAGTAGACAAAAACTCCTTATGGAG ATTGATTCTCAGTCTTCAGTGATAGAGAGTCTTTTTGAGGAAAATTCCAATCTTTCATCTTCTTATCAAGATGCAATGGGTGTAGTCGTGCACTGGGAGAATCAG GTGAAAGACTGTCTAAAGCAAAATGAAGAGCTCCGAGGGATGTTAAATAAGTTGAGAGCTGAACAGACTAGTTTATTGCCTAATAATGAGATTCCATTCAGCTTATCAGAAGGCAATAAAGATGGGGGAAACAACACTGGTCCCCAGACATATACAACTGAAATTCTCTTCCTCAAG GGTCAACTTGCAAAAGAACAGAGCAGAGTAGAGGCACTATCAGCAGAGGTGATGCAGCTTGGTGCACAGCTTCAACAAGCTACACACGCATACAATGGTCTAGCACGCCT CTATAAACCAGTGCTCCAGAACATCGAGAGGAGTCTCATCAAGATGAAGCAAGATGGCCCAGTTACCGTGCAGTGA
- the LOC117916473 gene encoding tropomyosin alpha-4 chain isoform X2 — protein sequence MGIKQSDSSNRLSENDVSDLVSQLKGLHKRNAELEEDNKKLNSRLQAKEVENDVLQKRLNDLEQNGIPSLRKALKDVAIEKDAAVVAREDLSAQLRTVKRRLKEAEEEQYRAEEDAAALRAELNSIQQQAMMGTLGSITSMGNSPDHIQALERELASLKSQLQQESLLRHQEQQRLAEEQAQNSTLMSEKQGLEEKIAAITKKTSDAASEKAARETFSLEDKEKLEKQLHDMAVAVERLESSRQKLLMEIDSQSSVIESLFEENSNLSSSYQDAMGVVVHWENQVKDCLKQNEELRGMLNKLRAEQTSLLPNNEIPFSLSEGNKDGGNNTGPQTYTTEILFLKGQLAKEQSRVEALSAEVMQLGAQLQQATHAYNGLARLYKPVLQNIERSLIKMKQDGPVTVQ from the exons ATGGGGATTAAGCAATCAGACAGCAGCAATCGACTCTCCGAG AATGATGTTAGTGATTTGGTATCACAGCTAAAAGGCCTGCACAAGAGGAATGCAGAATTGGAAGAGGacaataagaaattaaattcgaGG CTTCAGGCAAAGGAGGTTGAGAACGATGTGCTTCAGAAGCGTCTGAATGATCTG GAACAAAACGGTATACCATCTTTGAGAAAAGCTCTCAAGGATGTTGCCATAGAAAAAGATGCAGCAGTTGTTGCACGG GAGGATCTGTCAGCCCAACTTCGCACAGTGAAGAGACGGTTAAAGGAAGCAGAAGAAGAGCAATATAGA GCTGAGGAAGATGCAGCAGCCTTAAGGGCAGAATTAAACTCAATTCAACAACAAGCAATGATGGGCACACTAGGCAGCATTACCTCAATGGGAAATTCACCAGATCATATACAAGCTTTGGAAAGGGAGTTAGCTAGTTTAAAATCTCAGTTACAG CAAGAATCCCTATTGAGGCATCAGGAGCAACAACGATTGGCAGAGGAACAAGCTCAGAATTCTACGCTCATGTCTGAAAAGCAGGGTTTAGAAGAGAAAATTGCAGCTATAACGAAAAAGACTTCAG ACGCAGCATCTGAAAAAGCAGCTCGGGAGACATTTTCATTg gAAGATAAGGAGAAATTGGAGAAGCAGTTGCATGATATGGCTGTAGCGGTTGAGAGATTGGAAAGTAGTAGACAAAAACTCCTTATGGAG ATTGATTCTCAGTCTTCAGTGATAGAGAGTCTTTTTGAGGAAAATTCCAATCTTTCATCTTCTTATCAAGATGCAATGGGTGTAGTCGTGCACTGGGAGAATCAG GTGAAAGACTGTCTAAAGCAAAATGAAGAGCTCCGAGGGATGTTAAATAAGTTGAGAGCTGAACAGACTAGTTTATTGCCTAATAATGAGATTCCATTCAGCTTATCAGAAGGCAATAAAGATGGGGGAAACAACACTGGTCCCCAGACATATACAACTGAAATTCTCTTCCTCAAG GGTCAACTTGCAAAAGAACAGAGCAGAGTAGAGGCACTATCAGCAGAGGTGATGCAGCTTGGTGCACAGCTTCAACAAGCTACACACGCATACAATGGTCTAGCACGCCT CTATAAACCAGTGCTCCAGAACATCGAGAGGAGTCTCATCAAGATGAAGCAAGATGGCCCAGTTACCGTGCAGTGA